One Aegilops tauschii subsp. strangulata cultivar AL8/78 chromosome 7, Aet v6.0, whole genome shotgun sequence genomic window carries:
- the LOC120969246 gene encoding uncharacterized protein isoform X2 — MCAAQTLSLSPLTWYQTFSTDRPRFRSFSLLMASPASSASGDLNPFAVLEPPTAAALRHVPIHDHIPITLDLHTPSFSTWRTYFSLTFREFGIRDHVDGSVDAMAMQHDVHWLAVDATIVKWLYRTVSREILSHIIRDNDTALGAWTSICQLFLDNRLQRQVLLTTEFYSLTQDGMGLFDYCLRLKVLADELRDVGAAVSDATMLTNLIRGLGPDYANAASNLNLLTEPTFARAVNYLRLEERRMRHASLQRTQTALAVGTTRAPAAPNPVPAPAAPPAAASPPGNTRKKKRGNDGRPRSSGQTSAGPRPPAPPAAPAPWFGGVNPWTGVVHAWAMPPTRAPHPGILGPRPAGHQALLAAPQPGGVPPPPPSSWPPAPTSSWTAASSSTYDPALLAALQQAPPPSAYPGNGDWFMDTGASSHMASHPDQDGAAPM; from the exons ATGTGTGCAGCGcaaactctctctctctcgcctcTTACATGGTATCAGACGTTCAGTACTGATCGTCCCCGCTTCCGCTCGTTCTCTCTGCTCATGGCTTCCCCGGCGTCCTCTGCTTCCGGTGACCTCAACCCGTTCGCCGTCCTTGAGCCACCCACCGCCGCAGCCCTCCGCCATGTCCCAATTCATGACCACATCCCCATCACCCTCGACCTACACACTCCCTCCTTCTCCACCTGGCGTACGTATTTCTCTCTGACGTTCCGCGAGTTCGGCATCCGCGACCACGTCGATGGATCAGTGGATGCCATGGCCATGCAGCATGATGTCCACTGGCTCGCTGTGGATGCCACCATCGTCAAGTGGCTCTATCGCACGGTGTCTCGCGAGATTCTCTCGCACATCATCCGCGACAACGACACCGCGCTGGGCGCCTGGACCTCCATCTGCCAGCTCTTCCTCGACAATCGTCTCCAGCGCCAGGTACTGTTAACCACAGAGTTCTACAGTCTGACGCAGGATGGGATGGGGCTGTTCGACTACTGCTTGCGCCTCAAGGTCCTCGCCGACGAGCTGCGCGACGTGGGCGCGGCCGTCTCCGACGCCACCATGCTCACGAACCTCATTCGTGGGCTGGGTCCCGACTACGCCAACGCCGCCTCCAACCTCAACCTGCTGACAGAGCCGACCTTCGCGCGCGCCGTCAACTACCTGCGCCTCGAGGAACGGCGCATGCGGCACGCCTCGCTGCAGCGCACCCAgacggccctggccgtcggcaCCACGCGCGCTCCGGCCGCGCCCAACCCCGTCCCCGCGCCCGCGGCCCCTCCGGCGGCCGCGTCTCCACCCGGCAACACCCGCAAGAAGAAACGCGGGAACGACGGGCGTCCACGCTCCTCCGGCCAGACTTCGGCCGGGCCTCGTCCACCAGCTCCGCCGGCTGCAccggcgccgtggttcggcgggGTCAACCCATGGACGGGCGTGGTGCATGCCTGGGCCATGCCCCCGACGCGCGCGCCGCATCCCGGCATCCTCGGCCCGCGGCCCGCGGGTCATCAGGCGCTGCTCGCCGCGCCCCAGCCCGGCGGGGtccctcctccgccgccctctTCGTGGCCGCCGGCGCCTACCTCCTCCTGGACGGCCGCTTCTTCGTCCACCTACGACCCCGCCCTCCTCGCTGCACTTCAGCAGGCCCCGCCGCCGAGCGCCTACCCCGGGAACGGCGACTGGTTCATGGACACCGGGGCCTCCTCTCATATGGCGTCGCACCCTG ACCAAGACGGTGCTGCTCCGATGTAA
- the LOC120969246 gene encoding uncharacterized protein isoform X1, whose product MCAAQTLSLSPLTWYQTFSTDRPRFRSFSLLMASPASSASGDLNPFAVLEPPTAAALRHVPIHDHIPITLDLHTPSFSTWRTYFSLTFREFGIRDHVDGSVDAMAMQHDVHWLAVDATIVKWLYRTVSREILSHIIRDNDTALGAWTSICQLFLDNRLQRQVLLTTEFYSLTQDGMGLFDYCLRLKVLADELRDVGAAVSDATMLTNLIRGLGPDYANAASNLNLLTEPTFARAVNYLRLEERRMRHASLQRTQTALAVGTTRAPAAPNPVPAPAAPPAAASPPGNTRKKKRGNDGRPRSSGQTSAGPRPPAPPAAPAPWFGGVNPWTGVVHAWAMPPTRAPHPGILGPRPAGHQALLAAPQPGGVPPPPPSSWPPAPTSSWTAASSSTYDPALLAALQQAPPPSAYPGNGDWFMDTGASSHMASHPGPADQDGAAPM is encoded by the exons ATGTGTGCAGCGcaaactctctctctctcgcctcTTACATGGTATCAGACGTTCAGTACTGATCGTCCCCGCTTCCGCTCGTTCTCTCTGCTCATGGCTTCCCCGGCGTCCTCTGCTTCCGGTGACCTCAACCCGTTCGCCGTCCTTGAGCCACCCACCGCCGCAGCCCTCCGCCATGTCCCAATTCATGACCACATCCCCATCACCCTCGACCTACACACTCCCTCCTTCTCCACCTGGCGTACGTATTTCTCTCTGACGTTCCGCGAGTTCGGCATCCGCGACCACGTCGATGGATCAGTGGATGCCATGGCCATGCAGCATGATGTCCACTGGCTCGCTGTGGATGCCACCATCGTCAAGTGGCTCTATCGCACGGTGTCTCGCGAGATTCTCTCGCACATCATCCGCGACAACGACACCGCGCTGGGCGCCTGGACCTCCATCTGCCAGCTCTTCCTCGACAATCGTCTCCAGCGCCAGGTACTGTTAACCACAGAGTTCTACAGTCTGACGCAGGATGGGATGGGGCTGTTCGACTACTGCTTGCGCCTCAAGGTCCTCGCCGACGAGCTGCGCGACGTGGGCGCGGCCGTCTCCGACGCCACCATGCTCACGAACCTCATTCGTGGGCTGGGTCCCGACTACGCCAACGCCGCCTCCAACCTCAACCTGCTGACAGAGCCGACCTTCGCGCGCGCCGTCAACTACCTGCGCCTCGAGGAACGGCGCATGCGGCACGCCTCGCTGCAGCGCACCCAgacggccctggccgtcggcaCCACGCGCGCTCCGGCCGCGCCCAACCCCGTCCCCGCGCCCGCGGCCCCTCCGGCGGCCGCGTCTCCACCCGGCAACACCCGCAAGAAGAAACGCGGGAACGACGGGCGTCCACGCTCCTCCGGCCAGACTTCGGCCGGGCCTCGTCCACCAGCTCCGCCGGCTGCAccggcgccgtggttcggcgggGTCAACCCATGGACGGGCGTGGTGCATGCCTGGGCCATGCCCCCGACGCGCGCGCCGCATCCCGGCATCCTCGGCCCGCGGCCCGCGGGTCATCAGGCGCTGCTCGCCGCGCCCCAGCCCGGCGGGGtccctcctccgccgccctctTCGTGGCCGCCGGCGCCTACCTCCTCCTGGACGGCCGCTTCTTCGTCCACCTACGACCCCGCCCTCCTCGCTGCACTTCAGCAGGCCCCGCCGCCGAGCGCCTACCCCGGGAACGGCGACTGGTTCATGGACACCGGGGCCTCCTCTCATATGGCGTCGCACCCTG GACCTGCAGACCAAGACGGTGCTGCTCCGATGTAA
- the LOC109780128 gene encoding 26.2 kDa heat shock protein, mitochondrial-like → MEDGAAPPGLSSAAGAPRRGWWVEKDDDDAVYLTVPMLGLGKECVKVWAERNILVIKGEGEKAPRKGDYDPAMSRYSHRIEMPAGAYKMDKIKAEMKNFVLKVTLPKLKEEERKDVFQVKIE, encoded by the coding sequence ATGGAGGACGGTGCCGCTCCGCCCGGCCTCTCCTCCGCGGCAGGGGCGCCGCGGCGCGGGTGGTGGGTGGAGaaggacgacgacgacgcggtgTACCTGACGGTGCCGATGCTGGGGCTCGGGAAGGAGTGCGTGAAGGTGTGGGCGGAGCGGAACATCCTGGTGATCAAGGGCGAGGGCGAGAAGGCGCCCCGGAAAGGCGACTACGACCCCGCGATGTCAAGGTACAGCCACCGCATCGAGATGCCCGCTGGCGCGTACAAGATGGACAAGATCAAGGCCGAGATGAAGAACTTCGTGCTGAAGGTGACCTTGCCCAAGCTGAAGGAGGAGGAGCGCAAGGACGTGTTCCAGGTGAAGATCGAGTAG